tatataaatacaactgCATATAACAAGTACTTAATTATTCAATGATTATGTAGGAATGTAACACTTTAGAACAACTGCTCTTTATTCTTAATCAGTGCATGTACTAGTTTTTCttgtaaagtgcattttttACAAGACGCATACCTTGAAAATAAGTGCAAAGAATATATATAGCATTTATCCACGCCTTAATAGAACATTGATAgtaatattaaattttgacattgaaatggcttaaaaatgtaaactattcaaaatatttaaagtcaaCGAACCATATAACCAAAGGTGAGGGTTAAATAATCTCAATTCCAATAGTAATAGATATTATAGAACTGCATGCCAAGTACCAATGACCTATCACTAGTGCCTTTAAACTTACCTTAACATAAACATAACATGTTAATTAGgaaatagtttatttaaaaaaaatctgtctaaATGTGTTGTTCTAGTTCAAAGCAAGTTTTGTGTTCTTACCCATCATAGTAACATGttacataattataataaagaaTTTGCTCATGCTGGTCCAGAGCCTCAAAGgccctgtaattcagtggttgtcattggtTGCTGGCTTTCGCTAATaattaggttttgatttaatgTATTAGAATAAATCAGTTTGTTGGTTTCCACTTTTGAATTGTATGACTATTTGTCATGCTGGCCTATCTTTCAGTAAGGATTTTACTCATTATTTAAGGCGGTTTTGTGACATTTATGCTGtttacattcttttttttttaggataaTTATCTCAGCGATAATAGTACCATATCcctttatatttatatgcaataCCTCTGCTTCATATTATAAAACAGCAATTGTAGGGAGATAAGGTTTGGGTGATAgcttttttgtgaaaaaaaaagagagttTTAAAAAGATCTTGAAAcggtaaataaacaaaaatgactgATCAATGGAATCTTACAGCTGAGCTTAATATAGACCTTTTATATggttttgtaaacataaattagaggcattaaattattttattatatgtcaCATGTTTATGCTGTGTTGTAGgagtttgaatgttttattaatgACAAGATAAGTACCTGgtattatgttttatcataGAAAGTTTTAAGGAAAAATAGCCAATGAAAGCAGTGAGAATCTTGAGTCAGATAGTAAATttaacttgtttttattttcattacagGCCTCCAAGAAATTTGGACTCCAAAGCCACAATTAAGATCAATGACAAACAGTTTGAGATTGAGGCCAGTGACCTTCAGCTTATCCAAAATCTTGGTCGGGGTGCTTTTGGTATTGTTGATAAAATGATGCACAGACCAAGTGGGGCTATAGTAGCAGTAAAGGTATAACTGACCAAAAATCtgtttttaacaaatcattgaTATAAGTTGATTCTGTTCTATGCATATTTAATGCTTGCTGtccggtgtgagccaaggcttcatCTTGAAGGCAATACTtagacctataatggtttacctttacaAATTGGGACTTGGattaagagttgtctcattgccactaataccacatcttcttatatctgtaTACCTAAGTCTTAGAAGAAGTAAATCattgttaaatattatttatctgTTTCTGAATACAATTGCATCACTAGAATGCTTATGTTATAAAAGTATACACAGTTTAATACtgcatacattttaaataaatatgtggcctacataatatataatatacctTATAAAGACCAAAAGTATTTGAAGTGCACTGAAAGAAAATTAATTGATTCTGGACTTTGAACAGAAAGATCTATGTACAAACGAAATTATGTGACAATCTTGAGtagataaaagtaaaacatgtatgcagtaacatattttattataatacattGCTATTTACACTCAATCAACTTTTTATCTGAATCTGTGACAAAATTACCATAAgttaacatatatgtatatactatTATAAGATTGATATTGAATAATGTATTTACTtgttgaaaagtaaaaacaatactgtaaattcagaaattattgcgatgtttttattaatgtgaAAAATGTGGACAGGGTGATTATTACAATAATTCAAACTGgcatttgaacttttttatatgattttcttcaattttgtaacatttaaaatagaattttagtcaaaaatgacaaaattggaaaaataaatgcatgcaatatttctgaatatacatgtacagtaacACAAACCTCATGGTCTGAAATGGACACATTGGGTTGATAGCAAtgtcaatcaaaacaaaaactgtaATATGTTGTTATACAAATGCGTTTTGGTGTCAAAGCATTTATCTTGCATTTATTCATGTTTAAATTACAGTGTCATAAACAAGGTGTTTTTTCTGCCTTTTTCAGAGAATCACTGTAACAGTAAATAATGAGGAACAGAAACGTTTATTAATGGATTTAGATGTATCTATGAGGAGTGGCTCATGTCCGTATACAGTACAGTTTTACGGTGCTTTGTTTAGAGAGGTAAAGCAtcatcaattatatttttgccTGTTTTTTTTGGAGGTGCTTTCAGAAAGATAAAGTTGTGTTAGAGGGGCAAactgtttcatattttaaaaaaaaataaagattgtaatatatgaataaagatgaaaaatattatttttttatatttttttttcagaacaaaTTTTGAGATGTTTAATCTTTTTGTCCATACTAAAATATAGAAGGCAGCAATCATTTGTAAActtgtttttgtattaattttctgtgtttagaattataacaaaattttacaatgcaaacaaaattgaagaaatatatatatcctAAATTCATTGGTTAATGTTAATGCAAGTAATTGAGTTAAAAGATATACAGAgttaaaataaaagacaaacttGTAGATTTCTATAAAAGCAAATGCCTTGAGAAATGAATTagaatttcatttaattatatGCACTTAgtggttattaaaaaaatgtgttcataTATGATTACAGGGTGATGTTTGGATATGTATGGAGGTAATGGACACATCATTAGATAAATTCTATAAAAAGATTTATGAAGATGGTCAGCATATACCAGAGACTGTTTTAGCAATTATCACTTTTTCTGTAAGtatttgtaaattaataattttaaattgtttttgttgttgaattgtTAGATTTTAAAGTGATTTatgaccaaatttttttttctagattgtAATCAAGTTCGTCCGGACTATGTGATTACATTctgttcactttttttttaatctaggtctgaattttgaaattgacatACTTCTTTGCATGCTCCCATTACAAGGTGTAGGgtacattaacatgattaaggttTACCTGTCTTTGTTGTTATGTATGTCCAAGTATGTCCAAAAATAGGTTTGCAGTCTTTAACTTTAGTATGTCCAACTTAATAAGGCTACTTTTTTAATCctttaatttatattcttgaattttatcttaaatattttattagggCTACAAATTCTTGAACTTTACAATATTTTGCTAGATGTAAATGTGTGTATAATATCTATTTTGGTAAAGATATTGGTCATATCTTTGCCCAAAAACTATTTGTAAAGGAGTGATTTCAGCTGAAATATGTAAATTTCAACATTATTATGACACATGTGACCTTTATGCActgaaaaaaatagtcaaaattatttaaacctgttcatttattattaaaattagcataattttgaatatttttttgtacaagaaCTCTTATCATAACCTTCTTCTTTGTTTCTCAGCACCTACTCTTGTCATAACCTTCTTCTTTGTTTCTCAGCACCTACTCTTGTCATAAACATTTTCAGCCACAATCTAAACCATTTGAGGtcttataaaaaacaacagctttATGGCGTCTGTTCAGCAGGTAATTTactcatttgtttgttttcttgcaGGTTGTAAAGGCTTTACATTATTTGAAGACAGAGTTAAAAGTGATGCATCGAGATGTTAAGCCATCtaatatattaataaacaaGGTAGCCCAAGTTAAAATCTGTGATTTTGGTATCTCTGGTCAGTTAGTAGATTCTGTTGCAAAGACCCAGGATGCTGGATGTAAACCTTACATGGCAGTAAGTATATACACAAATTATCAATTAGTagatgagtgccaatgagacaactctccatccaagaagcaatttataaaagtaaaccattagaGGTCAtggtacggcctttaacacagAGCTTaggctcacacagaacagcaagctataaaggaccccaaaaattactagtgtaaaaccattcaaacaggaaaaccaatggtctaatctatataaaaaaatgataaacacctatgaaccacataaacaaacgacaaccactgaacatcagacaTGTTTAACTCAAATGGGTGTGGAAGTATAGAAAGGCACTTCTTAAATTctataaataacatatatgCTTTGATGTCTACTCTTTGGTCAGGTAGTTGTCTCTGACAAATTAccgatttccattctcaatttcatttgatgatacatttatatatatacaagagtTCTTACCCACAACTCTTGACCAATAATAAGCCTACCTTCTTACACTCCATCCATTTTTTACCCTTTGTTAAGATTAAAGTAGAATCAGGAGAATATTTACTATATAAAGATAAAAGGATATGATATGATTGTCACTGAGACTATTCTCCACCTGACACCAAATGATGTAGAAGATTAAGAACAAATGGTCAttatacagccttcaacaataagcaaaacccaCACCACATTAGCAAGCTTTGAAAGgattcaaaatgacaaatataaaacaattcaactgagaaaactaacaacctgatttatatacaaaacattaaaccaatatgatatacagcagcaaatgagaaaaaaaaatgatttaaaaaggAGATTTCATGACAATATTTCATATAAGTATAGGCAGTGCTCTTATTATCATTTTGTGACTATGTGAAAGGTTCAAAAGATTGTACCCTTAAAAGCTGCATTACTTAGTAAAAATTAAGCTCCTGATTGTAAATGCACATGAATTCATTACACCTGTATTTATCAccattttattcaaagaaaattacAATATGGATGTACACAGGACTATATTACTTGTGTTTCAGACAGGTTCTAGTCTTAACATACCTTGAATACCAGACTGGTTACATTTTGCAAGaacttattgtttattataatatctttgaaatgaatgtagaaaatattaaaaatgttgtGCTATCTTTTTTCCAGCCTGAGAGAATTAATCCCAAAGAAGGACAAACAGGTTATGATATCAAAGCAGATGTGTGGAGTCTAGGAATTACTAtggtaagggagataactcatggTATTTTACAGTCACGTTTTTGGTTACATGTacgaaagaaaaatatttttcaggGGCTAATTAAAGAAGTtagaacacaaacaaaaaattattatcACACTTACAGAGAACAGAATATATAAGCACTTGCCACAAAGCCCTTTAGTTAAGCACTCTTTTATGCTTACGcgtaaacaaacattttaatttacaaaattaaagaatttctgtttgttcaacaaaaatacaaatatattgagcaaatgctaaaaaaaacacaagaaaagggtgtaaaaaataattataggAACAAAAGCAGATACTAGTTAAATGTCATTCCCATAGcataacaaaaagacatacaattGTATACATATGACATTCAACATCTGACAGATGTCTTTGTAATATTTAAAGctctaattttattatttttcagattgAGTTAGCAACAGGAAGTTTTCCGTACAAGAAATGGAACACACCATTTGAACAATTGAAACAAGTGGTACAAGATCCCCCTCCCAAACTGCCATCTGGACAGTTCTCTTCAGAATTTGATGAATTTATAACATGCTGGTAAGTGACTGGCAAACAGtgataaagttgtttataacaaaataactaTATAGTAGCATTCAACATAAAAGTTGCATGAAAGACagatgttaaaatttaaaaaaaatcaacaatcaGGATGATAATGATATGTTTCAGGAGTCAAGTTAATCTTATCAATTTACACCATATTATAAACAGAATTGAAGAAATCTAAATTGATAAACAGTCAAGTTGACTATCTTTTATCCAATTTCTTGATCTGAAAAATGCAATGATGCTGTTAGGTGTACCTTACTGTTAAATTTTCTGCATAGAAATTGAACACCAGTGAACATAAGATTCATAGAAGTGGTTAAGTCTTGAGAGAAACAGAGGCTCTTTTCATAAAATATCTTACAACTACAACACTCTGTACTGCATGGGCCAGATAGAAAGGATTTCTACTACTCCAaaattgccatttttttctgaatttcttgaaattttaatttggcTCAAACTGCATCTGAAACCTTAGTCCCAATAATTATGGCATCTTGAAAGACTattatatcttaattttttgACGCCTTCAAAGCAAAAATTAAGAATAGCCTTCATTATTTGGACTACTGAAACCTAGGAAACCTAATAGTTAGTCGTAGGTTGAGGGAACATGAATGAActtaaaatctattttaaacTGTCAACCTCCAAGTTTCAATAGCCATATGAGttataaaagtaagaaaaaagaatattagctttttataaatgtatttacaacTAGTTAAATTAATATGTGTGAAAACTTTATATGATGTGATTTTTTGTCTTTGCAGTTTACATAAAGATGTACAGCAAAGGGCCAATTATACTGAACTGTTAGAACACCCATTTGTTAAAAAGGGTGAAACCACAGACTTTGATATAACTAAATATGTAGAAGGAGTGTTTGAAAAATATGGGGATTTAAATGAACAACCAAGTTAATGAAAACTGTGTTTAGACTTTTGTGGCGTGTGCATGAAGCCTGGAGAAAGAGATGGATGGAAGGAAGATATCATCACCATTAATAGTTTTTCATTCAGtgctttaaaaatatcttttctacctatttttatatatattttatgtatgcAATGAAAGATGATAAGTCTTCCTGTCAAAAATGGTATTTTGGTCGTTAAAAGCACTAAATTTGTTTACTTCTATATAATGAAGCATTCTTTATTCCatacttttatcaattttaaaaactgctGAGATAAcagcttttattttttaattacaagAGTGTGTGGCTGAGAAACTGAtaaccgtttttttttaaatggttgaaGAAGAGTAGAAATCAAGTTAAAACTGCCATGTAAATGATTTAAACTTTGTTAATAACAGTTATGTtatgcatatttgtttatttatttgacagCCAATTTTTGAGAAAAGCATTTTGCTATTATTGAATTGtcagatataatatatatagaataaatcatattgatatatttatttacaatgtgATTAGATaacataaatgaataaaaagtgttaaaaaatcaaagaaatgaAGAATATGGGTTATTGagaatgaaattttgaaattctatTTTGTTCAGCTGATTGTAAATATAACTTAAAAAGTTCAGAAGTTTTCATATCATTGTGCATTAATCTACTTCTAAACTTGCCAAGAACTTTACAGATGAGACTTATATAAGGTTCACaagttacaattatttctaaaatatgaaaGTTGATCTTGTGAATGCGTTTAAAGAATCTGACGATAacttttcagtttttgttttttttttcatttttagagtAAGAGCtattaatatgttgttacagaagtattcatattatttgtacTGGTATtacatacctttttttttaaactgagagCAATTAGGATTTGAAGAATACTGGTTACCTCCCATTGTTACTTTTGGTGACcagtataaaataaatattaagtttCAACTGTGATAATGAAATGTGTTTGGTatgattatttataattaatatatttaagaAGGTCAATATTTTCTATACTGTTGTTTTCGTGTTTTAGATATTTAAGAAATCATGATAAAATGAGATATTGTTGGAAGACAGCACcaaaatacgtttttttattttagtaatgtttttaaatactttaagcTCATTAAGCAGAAGGCCTTGTGAGTTTTTGCTATCATTTGCTGTTGGTCATTTGCTGTCTGCcaattttttatagattttatttgtttgaaacttaatacaGTCTTTGTCAAGATTTAACTAAAATAGGGTTCTTATTTACAGCATTTTGGAAGGATCTaattatagaaaatgaaaattgaagtttatacaaagtAATAGAGTGTGCACTATACCCTATATTGCTTAATTGGAAACTCAATTTTGATAAGAACTGtcaatgtatttcattttttgtaattcaattctgaaaagaaaatgaagtgAAGCCAAAACACTTATATAGATGTATGGGTGGAATAGAACCATTGTAAAAGTATAGGCAGAGATTGTAGATGACCGATATAtactctttggagcctctagtttacaattcatatctaaattttaaaatattttaatgttgataAGAGTAAATTTTTGTATAGATTTTGTAGATATGGttttaatgtaatattttatatgCAAAGAGAAAAATTACATTGCATGAAATACATTGTAGTTCCTATTTTATAAAGCAACCTGACATTTTTAAAGCAATATGTTAATGCAAATTAACATACAaagctaaaaaaacaaaaacataaaacacacTTTTAGCATGCAAGATAAATGAAGAGATTCTGTTTACACTTTGATAAGTTTTAGGtttggtatattttatattaagcACTAAATTGTCATTTCACAAAgtctaatattttatttgtattttattcattcATGTTTTTGAAGAGTTACATTCATACAAAATGATGTCAtcaagttaaaaacaaaaaaatattaatttagatTGATTATTTGCAAATATTTGTGTGAATATTAAAACCAATCATCATAAactatttcataaatattttacctttttaaatCATAGTGGTTTTGAAACAGGAAAACAGTTTCTTTCTGAAAGTATGACtgatttattatattgatatttccCTTTAATTAGAAACAAAAATGTAGATCCACTGGCATACTCCCAGTTATTGATACATTTCTTCCAGAGATTATTCATGGTATGTTATAAACATTCCTGATTGTTTCTGAATTTTTAGGGCTATGTATAGAAAGAAATCCATctttatttgtttcataaaagTATTCACCTGAAATCATTACTACAGCACAGTCAACAGAGTGACTGAATTGTGTTTAATTCTTTGCAGATGCTCTTGTTTAGTTCATTTATTGAATAGAAATTAAAGTTGTCTGTAATACAtcagttaatattttttccttctAATTCATTGACATATTGACATACCAAATATTTAAGcagttagttaaaaaaaaataagattcatATTCATTATTGATGTCTttgtttgccaaaaaaaatgaaaaattatataaaattatatgttcATTTTGCATAAAACTTGGATTTATGGAAATGTCTGCATCTGACATTTCAAAGTATTGCATATgtatttaatatcaaatattaattatgctttatttaaattgaataacatgtaatgaaatattgtcaaatgttaaaattaatatgtagtttaagaaagacttttagttttggtcatgacaaattttgtttatttcattttaattgtaatatcattttttaaatttcttgtaaataaCCATTCATATTATTATAAGATTCCTTGTGAGTcgattgtttatttattgtgacCACGATAGGGTTTGATTCACTATAGGGGTGAGTGAGagagatgttattgttatgaGTGAGAGGGAGCGATGATTGTTATTTATTGTGCTCATATCTCAGGAGAAGAAGCTTGTGATCTGGAGCATGGTTATATTTTATACTCCCATACGTTGatatatgttgttgatatttgagcaaaccatttatttgtataaaaggAATTCACTatattaaagaataaataaaaataatgaacagAGATAATGTTAGTGTTAATATTATGTTGCCTAGGCTATTGTAATCCCCCATCAAATATAGCCAAGAACATCATGGGATATAATATTATTCTTTCTTATTCTTTTCTCCAAAAGACAAAAGAATGCTAGATATAGGTTTACTTATCCAATTGGCAGCAGCTAAACTATTAgctttaataaaaaagatagaAGTTCCTGATACttttaattaaaagatattGCATTTTTTATTAAGAGATTAATTACTGAGATTTCAGGAAATTTGTCATacagatatatttgtttaagagATCAGAATGCGAGTTCTTATGATTGCAATACTCACCTAGTCGCATTATTTGCGTTAATAAAAACCTATTTCTGGGTTTACAGTGCTTCATATCATGTATACAGATGTCAGATGTTGGACTCaatagtttttataaaaaagtaaggagatgtggtatgattgccaatgagacaactatccaccaaagttcaaatgaactagattttagaaataattagCAACTATTCAGAGAAAGACACTGTTTCGTCTGCTATAAAAGGATGGACGTGAACCAACAACAAACTGTGACTTAGTCTCCTGACTTGTGCAGGGTTGATGTTTTTATGTCTAACCTAGAATAGTTGTGTTACAgtacaacaaaagaacaaaccataaaaataagctggaaaaaggcttaactcaacagatggatacaaatcgaaatatatctaacaaaaacacagagtggatATGGACAGGACCTTATTTTAAGGTTCATCACTGCTTCAAAATTTATAGCTTTAGTCATGTGATTTTCCtgctaatattttttaatagaaaactaTTTGGTACATAGTATTATTGCATGATGTGAATGTCTATCAGACAGGGTTCACATGAACTGGCATCATTTTTATGGGTCTGAGATAAATGTCAAGTTTACATGATTAGGTCAGcgctttttttaaatataagatatacGGCTgctgtatttgttgtatggaatgattgtaatgtTTTAATAGCCATATGGCATTTGCTTCTGTCCTTGATCTCATTAACATGGTTCAATtatcaaatttcagtttttgtaaCACTGGTTGTGAAACTGATTTCAAAGACTGATGAATATAATAATCAATGAAGATAGATACATTTCAGTGTATGAAGTCTTGTTTATTATTCTATTATAACAGTCTTGGTGGTCATCTTGTTTTGACTGCATGATTTTATATCAATAAGTATGCTACCATTATACATTCTGAGTTGGTCCATCTGCGCAAGTCTGACAGGTGGACTACCCCAATGAAACTATATCATCCAACGAAAAACAAGGCATGGCATGTTCCTTTggatcttcttttttaatttccgACAATGCACCATCCCTTAAATGCTTTATATTTACAGGTTGGAGTTTACCTAGTCAGGCTTTACCAGGTtctgatttttttgtgataCTAGTAATTATGGACCAGTTATACCCCTGGTTGTTAGTCCTCAGTCTGTTACTTCTAGTCTATCAAGATTTGCTTCTCGTGTAGCAATGTATTCAAGTTACAGTGTGTCTGTACCTGCTCCAATAAATTCCTCTTCTGTTATGAACTCGGTTACTGACTGACCCCTCTAGATGGGTTCAAGAGTATTCAAGATGATTTTCGTCAGCCTATTTACATCTGAATTGAC
The genomic region above belongs to Mytilus trossulus isolate FHL-02 chromosome 7, PNRI_Mtr1.1.1.hap1, whole genome shotgun sequence and contains:
- the LOC134724935 gene encoding dual specificity mitogen-activated protein kinase kinase 6-like isoform X1 → MMANPIQVNVPGTMGGVPRVSPTQVNNKARGGRKLRVPPGLKIHNPNLEPPKSPVPPRNLDSKATIKINDKQFEIEASDLQLIQNLGRGAFGIVDKMMHRPSGAIVAVKRITVTVNNEEQKRLLMDLDVSMRSGSCPYTVQFYGALFREGDVWICMEVMDTSLDKFYKKIYEDGQHIPETVLAIITFSVVKALHYLKTELKVMHRDVKPSNILINKVAQVKICDFGISGQLVDSVAKTQDAGCKPYMAPERINPKEGQTGYDIKADVWSLGITMIELATGSFPYKKWNTPFEQLKQVVQDPPPKLPSGQFSSEFDEFITCCLHKDVQQRANYTELLEHPFVKKGETTDFDITKYVEGVFEKYGDLNEQPS
- the LOC134724935 gene encoding dual specificity mitogen-activated protein kinase kinase 6-like isoform X2, with the protein product MSARGGRKLRVPPGLKIHNPNLEPPKSPVPPRNLDSKATIKINDKQFEIEASDLQLIQNLGRGAFGIVDKMMHRPSGAIVAVKRITVTVNNEEQKRLLMDLDVSMRSGSCPYTVQFYGALFREGDVWICMEVMDTSLDKFYKKIYEDGQHIPETVLAIITFSVVKALHYLKTELKVMHRDVKPSNILINKVAQVKICDFGISGQLVDSVAKTQDAGCKPYMAPERINPKEGQTGYDIKADVWSLGITMIELATGSFPYKKWNTPFEQLKQVVQDPPPKLPSGQFSSEFDEFITCCLHKDVQQRANYTELLEHPFVKKGETTDFDITKYVEGVFEKYGDLNEQPS
- the LOC134724935 gene encoding dual specificity mitogen-activated protein kinase kinase 6-like isoform X3 gives rise to the protein MHSRGGRKLRVPPGLKIHNPNLEPPKSPVPPRNLDSKATIKINDKQFEIEASDLQLIQNLGRGAFGIVDKMMHRPSGAIVAVKRITVTVNNEEQKRLLMDLDVSMRSGSCPYTVQFYGALFREGDVWICMEVMDTSLDKFYKKIYEDGQHIPETVLAIITFSVVKALHYLKTELKVMHRDVKPSNILINKVAQVKICDFGISGQLVDSVAKTQDAGCKPYMAPERINPKEGQTGYDIKADVWSLGITMIELATGSFPYKKWNTPFEQLKQVVQDPPPKLPSGQFSSEFDEFITCCLHKDVQQRANYTELLEHPFVKKGETTDFDITKYVEGVFEKYGDLNEQPS